Proteins co-encoded in one Arthrobacter alpinus genomic window:
- a CDS encoding rhodanese-like domain-containing protein has protein sequence MSDIMNVTVTDLGEDAAILDVREDYEWEAGHVEGALHIPLEQLPARLEELDPDVDINVICRTGGRSFRATTWLNQNGYSAFNVVGGMGAWFEADKPMVAANGETPRVL, from the coding sequence ATGTCTGACATCATGAACGTCACGGTAACCGACTTGGGCGAGGATGCCGCGATCCTGGACGTGCGCGAAGACTATGAATGGGAGGCCGGACATGTGGAAGGTGCGCTGCACATTCCACTGGAGCAGCTACCAGCTCGCCTCGAAGAACTCGACCCTGACGTAGACATCAACGTCATCTGCCGCACCGGTGGCCGTTCATTCCGGGCCACCACCTGGCTGAACCAAAACGGCTACAGCGCTTTCAACGTGGTCGGCGGCATGGGAGCCTGGTTCGAAGCCGACAAGCCCATGGTCGCTGCGAACGGCGAAACGCCCCGCGTTCTCTAA
- the pheA gene encoding prephenate dehydratase, whose translation MTSVPFDTTLPLTFLGPEGTFTETALLQVPGASDMVRVPSGNAAAALTMVRKGQAFAAMLPIENSIEGGVPATLDAISKGMELRILHEVVVPVSFVLVAPAGVTLEDVKGVGTHPHAWAQTRDWFNENLPAATHVPANSTAAAAHSLMAGTDAFQAAVCAPLVAAQTGLNILAAAIEDNLGAVTRFVLVGQPGSMPAPTGADKTTLSIPLPKDRPGALMALLEQFASRGVNLSRIESRPTGQFLGHYTFSVDVDGHIHDARVADALRGLHRVSPGIRFLGSYPRADQQSPKIRSYNADAAFADAASWVDSLG comes from the coding sequence ATGACATCTGTGCCCTTTGACACCACCTTGCCCCTGACATTCCTTGGGCCGGAGGGGACCTTTACCGAAACTGCCTTGCTGCAGGTTCCGGGCGCAAGTGACATGGTGCGAGTTCCGTCTGGCAACGCCGCCGCCGCCTTGACTATGGTGCGCAAGGGTCAGGCCTTCGCCGCCATGCTGCCCATTGAGAACTCCATTGAAGGTGGCGTGCCGGCCACGCTGGACGCCATCTCCAAGGGGATGGAACTGCGTATCTTGCATGAAGTTGTGGTGCCCGTCAGTTTCGTCTTGGTGGCGCCGGCCGGTGTGACGCTCGAGGACGTGAAAGGTGTAGGTACCCATCCGCACGCTTGGGCGCAGACGCGCGACTGGTTTAACGAGAACCTCCCGGCCGCCACCCATGTCCCGGCAAATTCGACGGCGGCTGCCGCACACTCGCTCATGGCTGGCACCGACGCTTTCCAAGCCGCAGTTTGCGCACCGCTGGTGGCTGCGCAAACCGGCCTGAACATTCTGGCCGCAGCCATCGAAGACAACCTGGGGGCTGTCACACGCTTTGTTTTGGTCGGTCAGCCCGGTTCAATGCCCGCACCCACCGGTGCCGACAAAACAACTCTGTCCATCCCGCTGCCCAAGGATCGTCCCGGTGCCTTGATGGCCCTGCTGGAGCAGTTCGCTAGCCGTGGCGTGAACCTGAGCCGCATCGAGTCCAGGCCAACCGGGCAGTTCCTGGGCCATTACACGTTCAGCGTTGACGTTGACGGACACATCCACGACGCTCGTGTGGCTGATGCTTTGCGCGGCCTGCACCGAGTCAGCCCCGGCATCCGCTTCCTAGGTTCCTACCCGAGGGCGGATCAGCAGTCGCCGAAGATTCGGTCCTACAACGCGGATGCCGCCTTTGCTGATGCGGCAAGTTGGGTAGATTCCCTCGGCTAG
- a CDS encoding diacylglycerol/lipid kinase family protein, translating into METELLVILIVVIIVLVAAASWLGVRKLAQKHTRSAVADSPHKINIAKQQVAFIYNPTKNGAEAAKAFIRRSVSKAGWPEPLFLETTAEDPGFSMAQAALDAKSDVVIVGGGDGTVRAVGQTLRRTEIPLGIVPLGTGNLLARNLSLDVTDVAGCVQIALFGHQRHIDAGLMELEDAVTGAASKHSFMVIAGLGMDADVMNDTNSKLKEHVGWLAYSEAGLRHMAGRRKKVSITLDNEPAQQRKVRSVLFANCGLLPGGIDFVPGALIDDGVLDVVVISPRSALGWIAMAGKVVFQHKNHLPVIDFYRSKNLTIRTVMPVETQIDGDPSGPATCVKVSVEPKAVLVRVAAPNNPS; encoded by the coding sequence ATGGAAACTGAACTCCTTGTCATCCTCATTGTGGTCATTATTGTGCTTGTTGCCGCCGCCAGTTGGCTTGGTGTGCGCAAGCTTGCACAAAAGCACACCCGCAGTGCCGTGGCCGACTCTCCGCACAAGATCAACATCGCCAAACAGCAAGTGGCGTTCATTTATAACCCCACCAAGAATGGCGCCGAGGCAGCCAAGGCCTTCATCCGCCGTTCCGTTTCCAAAGCCGGCTGGCCGGAGCCGCTGTTTCTGGAGACCACTGCCGAGGACCCCGGTTTCTCTATGGCGCAGGCAGCGCTGGATGCCAAGTCCGACGTCGTTATTGTGGGCGGCGGGGACGGCACCGTTCGCGCTGTGGGCCAGACCCTGCGACGGACGGAAATCCCTTTGGGCATTGTGCCCTTGGGCACCGGGAATCTCTTGGCCCGCAACCTCAGCCTCGACGTCACTGACGTGGCTGGCTGCGTGCAAATTGCGCTCTTTGGCCACCAGCGCCACATTGACGCCGGCCTCATGGAACTTGAGGACGCCGTGACGGGCGCCGCGTCAAAGCATTCCTTCATGGTTATTGCGGGTCTGGGCATGGATGCGGACGTCATGAACGACACTAATTCCAAGCTCAAGGAGCATGTGGGCTGGCTGGCCTACAGTGAGGCCGGGCTGCGTCATATGGCGGGGCGGCGCAAGAAGGTCAGCATCACCCTCGATAACGAACCGGCCCAGCAACGCAAGGTCCGCTCCGTGCTATTCGCCAACTGTGGTCTACTTCCCGGCGGCATTGACTTTGTGCCCGGCGCGCTCATTGACGACGGCGTCCTAGACGTTGTGGTGATAAGTCCCCGGAGCGCCCTGGGGTGGATCGCGATGGCCGGCAAAGTGGTGTTCCAGCACAAGAACCACCTGCCGGTCATTGATTTTTACCGGTCCAAGAATCTGACTATTCGTACGGTTATGCCCGTAGAAACCCAGATTGATGGGGACCCCTCCGGCCCGGCGACCTGTGTGAAGGTCAGCGTGGAGCCTAAGGCGGTGCTGGTGCGGGTAGCCGCACCCAACAACCCGTCCTAA
- a CDS encoding HAD family hydrolase, with protein sequence MTMTVNTATTGIDDRPTTSTKYLVALDVDGTLVDHDGVMSDGVRAAARAVVDAGHHVIIATGRSLGALLPIVEMIGMRTGYGVCSNGGVTIRLDPSLESGYEVIERVTFDPAPALNALRDKIPGARFAVEDADGNFLATSRFQDDSFGIEARGVDFEHLLNTDAVRVVVNSAEASTHEFSEAIAEAGLSGVTYAIGWSAWLDIAAAGVTKASALEVVRSSLGIAQSLTVAMGDGSNDIEMLRWAGRGVAMGQAENHVKAAANEVTASVYDDGAAAILRSLV encoded by the coding sequence ATGACAATGACAGTAAATACTGCAACCACCGGCATCGATGACCGGCCCACCACCAGCACAAAGTACCTTGTAGCGCTTGACGTTGACGGCACCTTGGTTGACCATGATGGCGTCATGAGCGACGGCGTCCGCGCTGCTGCCCGCGCCGTGGTTGACGCCGGCCATCACGTCATCATCGCCACCGGCCGCTCGCTCGGAGCCCTCCTGCCCATCGTGGAGATGATCGGCATGCGCACCGGTTACGGCGTGTGTTCCAACGGCGGCGTGACCATCCGGCTGGACCCGTCTCTGGAAAGTGGCTATGAGGTCATTGAGCGAGTTACCTTCGATCCGGCCCCCGCCTTGAACGCTTTACGTGACAAAATTCCTGGAGCCCGCTTCGCGGTGGAAGATGCAGATGGCAACTTCTTGGCCACCTCCCGCTTCCAGGACGACAGCTTTGGCATTGAAGCCCGCGGCGTGGACTTCGAGCACTTGTTGAACACTGATGCCGTGCGCGTTGTGGTCAACAGCGCCGAGGCCAGCACCCACGAGTTCTCCGAGGCCATTGCCGAAGCAGGGCTCAGCGGTGTCACCTACGCGATCGGCTGGAGCGCTTGGCTCGACATTGCCGCAGCGGGCGTTACCAAGGCATCCGCGCTCGAGGTGGTGCGATCGTCACTGGGCATTGCTCAATCACTGACAGTGGCCATGGGTGACGGCTCCAACGACATTGAAATGCTGCGCTGGGCAGGCCGCGGGGTGGCCATGGGGCAGGCCGAGAACCATGTGAAGGCGGCCGCCAATGAGGTGACAGCGTCCGTGTACGACGACGGAGCTGCCGCCATCTTGCGCAGCCTGGTCTAG
- a CDS encoding RDD family protein: MSFPPPHPSDNRAAVPVGSWNPKRTAQFGNGTWGVRASDGKLIGAWALDFAVVIALALVVALAVGKNGAATAIVAGVGAWIASSWIYGFLCLRGHTLGTLAAGTQLVKLRDGSAPGFWRSGWLMFLRTVLFPGWLIVILFAILGAGDPDVASKSTYHASIDKQQTRALRAAQAPGWN; this comes from the coding sequence ATGTCGTTTCCCCCTCCGCATCCGTCCGACAACCGTGCCGCTGTGCCTGTTGGCTCATGGAATCCCAAGAGAACCGCTCAATTCGGCAACGGCACGTGGGGCGTCCGCGCCAGTGATGGGAAACTCATTGGCGCATGGGCCTTGGATTTTGCCGTGGTCATAGCGTTGGCTCTCGTGGTGGCCCTGGCCGTGGGGAAAAATGGCGCGGCTACGGCAATCGTTGCTGGAGTTGGCGCCTGGATTGCCAGCTCTTGGATTTATGGCTTCTTGTGCCTACGCGGCCACACTCTGGGCACTTTGGCTGCGGGCACCCAACTTGTAAAACTCCGTGACGGAAGTGCACCAGGGTTCTGGCGGAGCGGTTGGCTCATGTTCCTCCGCACAGTACTTTTCCCCGGCTGGCTGATAGTGATTCTCTTTGCCATCCTTGGCGCAGGAGACCCAGATGTGGCTTCCAAAAGCACTTATCACGCCAGCATCGACAAGCAACAAACGCGGGCATTGCGCGCGGCCCAAGCACCTGGCTGGAACTAG